The proteins below come from a single Oxyura jamaicensis isolate SHBP4307 breed ruddy duck chromosome 1, BPBGC_Ojam_1.0, whole genome shotgun sequence genomic window:
- the ZC3H13 gene encoding zinc finger CCCH domain-containing protein 13 isoform X3, translating into MKRQKIQRELMKLEQENMEKREEIVIKKEISPEVVRSKLTPSPSPRKSSKSPKRRSSPKSSSSASKKEKKASAVSSPLLDQQRSSKSNQSKKKGPRTPSPPPPVQEETPLGKKHKEKHKGKERSEEKTREVKERGRDFERHKEKKEKQRDPSEGSHRQKRSPSPADHSGSNSSPSREYSPPAARRRQASRAPAKSATHKHNFSPSRRSASPSGQHHSPISSRHHSSSSQSGSSVQRHSPSPHRKRTPSPSYQRTASPPARRSSSPYPPRSSSSPQRKRSPSRHRSPGREKGRHDRDRTSQSHDRRHERRDETRGKREKERDTRDDRDYDQEQSTSRDHRDDRESRDGRDRRETRDTRDRRETRESRDTRDSRDTRDYSRDNKDSRDQRDSRSTRDSHDYRDRESRDAHKKDDQYQEDSRSYGRSHGREESSRAETRNDSRSDSRNDSRSDRTGRSRGRGPELSDKGSRTRSSQVDGHSSSGNYHDSWESRSSYPDRDRYDSRDQARDSSFERRHSERDRRDNRERDQRASSPVRHQGRSDDLERDERREERRVDRSDDRRDERARERERERERDRERERERDREREREKERELERDRARERERERERDKDRDRERDRDRDHDREREREREREKEREREREERERERERDRERERERERGRDRDKERERQRDWDDKEKGRDDRRDKREDIREERSSRDVHEERKSKKRHRNESSPSPRQSPKRRREHSPDSDAYNSGDDKNEKHRLLSQVVRPQESRSLSPSHAAEDRQSRWKDEERKSDRKESSRRYEEPEFKERISSADKQREQPDTSESSRSRVQESLGHRPSEERDASDRMHDDSKKKSKIQKKATKKKKDDDSGVERYANESTTEESQVFSPKKGQKKKNIEKKRKRSKGDSEVSDEEIVPHHKKKKGPRTPPVTKEELVEAPPEKTVAEVPPKREETTFSDWSDEDVPERGDIVVPERSTEDSHRKSHRTRGEKVEAPHVTIDDGPHRKPVDQKRSSSLGSNRSHASSRLRSPSNESAHRSGDDQTGRKRILHSTSRDRDRDREKKSLEITGERKSRIDQLKRGEPSRSTSSDRQDSRSHSSRRSSPESDRQVHSRSGSFDSRERLQERDRHDHDRERERERREARQREWDRDVDKDWPRSRERERLREREREREKRRELDRERDRQLPDPAERERDRTVDISSQKESTKHSETKLDRDHEKEFDGVCRDSAASEKERPDKDLGPLQGFEDGNEAEKVESLEGGEDEAKIDDVQSLGSGAGEYEPISDDELDEILAGDAEKREDQQQEDEKMPGKNPVDVIDVDWSSLMPKQPKEPREAGAALLKFTPGAVMLRVGISKRLAGPELFTKIKETCQRVLEKPKDAENLFEHELGALNMAALLRKEERAGLLSNLGPCCKALCFRRDSAIRKQLMKNEKGATKQAYTNPAAMDSDLLRLSLRLFKRKTVCQPPGQEKTEDSKIPQPAIQQEVCVS; encoded by the exons ATGAAGCGCCAAAAGATTCAGAGAGAACTCATGAAGCTGGAACAGGAAAACATGGAGAAACGAGAGGAAATAGTCATTAAAAAAGAg ATTTCTCCTGAGGTGGTTAGATCTAAATTGACACCATCACCATCACCAAGAAAGTCTAGCAAGTCTCCAAAACGAAGATCTAGTCCCAAATCTTCTTCTTCGGCTagtaagaaggaaaagaaagcatctgCTGTATCTTCCCCGCTTTTGGATCAGCAGAG GAGTTCTAAAAGTAACCAGAGTAAAAAGAAAGGTCCTCGTACCCCTAGTCCTCCTCCTCCAGTACAAGAGGAAACtccattaggaaaaaaacacaaagaaaaacataaaggaaaagaacGTTCAGAAGAAAAGACGAGGGAGGTGAAAGAGAGAGGCCGTGACTTTGAAaggcacaaagagaaaaaagagaagcagag AGATCCTTCTGAAGGCTCCCATAGACAGAAGCGTTCTCCTAGTCCTGCAGATCATTCTGGCAGTAACTCCTCTCCTTCCAGAGAGTATTCACCACCTGCTGCAAGGCGACGACAAGCCTCCCGAGCCCCAGCAAAGTCAGCTACTCACAAGCATAACTTTTCACCCTCTCGCAG GTCTGCCTCGCCATCAGGTCAGCATCATTCTCCCATATCCTCTAGACATCACTCCTCTTCATCGCAATCAGGTTCCTCTGTTCAAAGACATTCTCCTTCCCCACACCGCAAAAGAACTCCTTCTCCCTCCTATCAAAGGACAGCTTCCCCGCCAGCAAGGCGGTCATCTTCCCCCTACCCCCCAcgctcttcctcttctcctcagAGGAAGCGAAGCCCTTCAAGGCACCGATCTCctggaagagaaaagggaaggcaCGATCGTGATCGGACTTCACAGTCTCATGATAGGCGCCACGAAAGGCGGGATG aaactagagggaaaagggaaaaagaaagagacacaAGAGATGATCGTGATTATGACCAGGAGCAGAGTACCTCCAGGGATCATAGAGATGACAGAGAATCTCGTGATGGAAGAGATCGGAGGGAGACAAGAGATACCAGAGATCGGAGAGAGACGAGGGAATCCAGAGACACTCGAGACTCCAGAGATACAAGGGATTATAGCAGAGATAACAAAGATAGTCGTGATCAAAGAGACTCACGTTCCACGCGAGATTCTCATGActacagagacagagaaagtcGGGATGCCCATAAAAAGGATGACCAGTATCAGGAGGACTCACGCAGCTATGGAAGATCCCATGGCAGAGAGGAGAGCTCTCGTGCTGAAACAAGGAATGACTCCCGAAGTGACTCCAGAAATGACAGCAGAAGCGATCGAACTGGCAGAAGTCGAGGCAGAGGTCCAGAATTATCTGACAAAG GAAGTCGGACTAGAAGCTCCCAGGTGGATGGTCACAGCAGTAGTGGAAACTACCACGATAGCTGGGAATCAAGGAGCAGCTACCCTGATCGAGATCGCTATGATAGTCGAGACCAGGCAAGAGATTCCTCCTTTGAAAGAAGACACAGTGAACGGGACAGGCGTGACAACAGAGAAAGAG ATCAGAGAGCAAGCTCACCGGTACGACATCAAGGACGAAGTGATGACCTCGAGCGGGACGAAAGACGAGAAGAGCGAAGGGTAGATCGGAGTGATGACAGGAGAGATGAAAGGGCCCGcgagagggagagagaaagagagcgGGATcgagagagggagagagaaagagaccGTGAAcgggagagggagaaggagagggagttGGAACGAGATCGTGCTCGGGAGCGGGAGAGAGAGCGGGAACGAGACAAAGATAGGGACCGTGAGCGCGATCGAGACAGGGACCATGACAGGGAAAGGGAAcgagaaagagagagagaaaaggagcgagagagggagagggaggagcgGGAAAGGGAGCGGGAGAGAGATCGAGAGCGGGAAcgagaaagagagagaggtcGAGACAGAGATAAAGAAAGAGAGCGCCAGAGAGACTGGGAtgacaaagagaaaggaagggatgaCCGCAGGGACAAGAGAGAAGatatcagagaagaaagaagttcAAGAGATGtccatgaagaaagaaaatccaa GAAGCGTCACAGAAACGAAAGCAGCCCAAGTCCTCGTCAGTCACCCAAACGTCGCCGTGAGCACTCTCCTGATAGTGATGCTTACAACAGTGGAGATGATAAAA ATGAAAAGCACAGACTTCTGAGCCAGGTTGTGCGACCACAGGAATCCCGGTCGCTGAGCCCTTCTCATGCTGCAGAAGATAGGCAGAGTCGCTGGAAAGATGAAGAGCGAAAAtcagacagaaaggaaagttcCCGGCGTTACGAAGAACCAGAGTTTAAAGAGAGAATTTCTTCAGCAGATAAGCAAAGAGAGCAACCAGATACTTCAGAAAGCTCCAGGTCCAGGGTTCAGGAAAGCCTTGGACACCGTCCCTCTGAAGAAAGAGATGCTTCTGATAGAATGCATGATGACAGCAAGAAAAAgtctaaaatacagaaaaaggccacaaagaaaaagaaagatgatgacAGTGGGGTGGAAAGGTATGCTAATGAGTCAACGACCGAGGAAAGCCAGGTCTTTTCACCCAAGAAAGgtcaaaaaaagaagaacataGAGAAAAAGCGGAAGAGGTCCAAGGGTGATTCTGAGGTTTCTGATGAAGAAATTGTTCCACAtcataaaaagaagaaaggccCCAGAACCCCCCCTGTCACAAAAGAAGAATTGGTTGAAGCACCACCTGAGAAAACGGTGGCAGAAGTCCCCCcaaaaagagaagagacaaCATTTAGTGACTGGTCAGATGAAGATGTTCCCGAACGTGGCGACATTGTTGTTCCAGAAAGAAGCACTGAGGACTCCCATAGAAAAAGTCATAGAACGAGGGGAGAAAAGGTGGAAGCCCCCCATGTTACTATAGATGATGGACCACATCGTAAGCCTGTGGATCAGAAGCGCAGCAGCAGTCTCGGTAGCAATCGGAGCCATGCCTCAAGCCGACTTCGATCCCCTTCCAATGAATCAGCTCATCGCAGTGGCGACGACCAGACCGGACGGAAGAGGATCCTGCACAGTACCTCTAGGGACAGGGACCGGGatagagagaagaaaagcttaGAAATCACTGGGGAACGGAAGTCCAGGATTGATCAGTTGAAAAGAGGGGAGCCCAGTCGCAGCACATCTTCAG aTCGTCAAGATTCAAGAAGCCACAGTTCAAGAAGAAGTTCTCCTGAATCAGACCGTCAGGTTCATTCCAGATCTGGGTCCTTTGACAGCCGGGAAAGGCTTCAGGAGCGAGATCGACATGACCATGATCGAGAGcgggagagagagaggagagaggcaCGACAGAGAGAATGGGATCGAGATGTTGACAAAGACTGGCCAAGGAGCAGGGAGCGAGAGAGACTCCGAGAAcgggaaagagagagggaaaagagaagggagctggacagagagagagacagacaaCTACCTGATCCtgctgaaagagagagagacagaactGTTGACATTTCCTCTCAAAAAGAATCAACaaaacacagtgaaacaaaactggACAGAGATCATGAAAAAGAATTTGATGGTGTTTGTCGGGATTCTGCAgcttcagagaaggaaagacCAGACAAAGATTTAGGACCTTTACAAGGTTTCGAAGATGGAAATGAGGCTGAAAAGGTGGAGAGTCTAGAAG GAGGAGAAGATGAAGCAAAGATTGATGATGTTCAGTCGCTGGGATCTGGTGCTGGAGAATACGAACCAATCAGTGATGATGAACTGGATGAAATTCTGGCAGGTGATGCTGAAAAGAGGGAGGATCAACAACAAGAGGATGAGAAGATGCCTGGTAAAA ATCCTGTGGATGTTATCGATGTTGATTGGTCCAGTCTGATGCCAAAGCAGCCAAAAGAACCAcgggaggctggggctgcgctCTTAAAATTCACACCAGGTGCCGTTATGTTGCGAGTTGGCATTTCCAAGCGATTGGCGGGACCAGAGCTCTTCACCAAAATTAAAGAGACTTGCCAGAGAGTATTAGAAAAACCTAAAG ATGCAGAAAACCTTTTTGAACATGAACTGGGAGCCTTGAACATGGCTGCACTTCTACGAAAAGAAGAGAGAGCGGGTCTGCTCAGTAACCTGGGTCCTTGCTGTAAAGCTCTGTGCTTTAGAAGGGATTCTGCAATTCGTAAGCAGTTAATGAAGAATGAAAAG GGTGCAACAAAACAAGCTTACACGAATCCTGCAGCCATGGACAGTGACTTGTTACGGTTGAGTCTACGGTTATTCAAACGCAAGACTGTGTGCCAGCCTCCTGGGCAAGAAAAGACAGAGGATAGTAAAATTCCACAACCAGCTATCCAGCAAGAAGTGTGTGTGTCTTAA
- the ZC3H13 gene encoding zinc finger CCCH domain-containing protein 13 isoform X1, translated as MSKIRRKVTVENTKTISDSTSRRPSVFERLGPSTGSTAETQCRNWLKTGNCLYGNTCRFVHGPSPRGKGYSSSYRRSPERPTGDLRERMKNKRQDVEAEPQKRSTEESSSPVRKESSRGRHREKEDIKITKERTPESEEENGDWETNREDSDNGDVNYDYDHELSLEMKRQKIQRELMKLEQENMEKREEIVIKKEISPEVVRSKLTPSPSPRKSSKSPKRRSSPKSSSSASKKEKKASAVSSPLLDQQRSSKSNQSKKKGPRTPSPPPPVQEETPLGKKHKEKHKGKERSEEKTREVKERGRDFERHKEKKEKQRDPSEGSHRQKRSPSPADHSGSNSSPSREYSPPAARRRQASRAPAKSATHKHNFSPSRRSASPSGQHHSPISSRHHSSSSQSGSSVQRHSPSPHRKRTPSPSYQRTASPPARRSSSPYPPRSSSSPQRKRSPSRHRSPGREKGRHDRDRTSQSHDRRHERRDETRGKREKERDTRDDRDYDQEQSTSRDHRDDRESRDGRDRRETRDTRDRRETRESRDTRDSRDTRDYSRDNKDSRDQRDSRSTRDSHDYRDRESRDAHKKDDQYQEDSRSYGRSHGREESSRAETRNDSRSDSRNDSRSDRTGRSRGRGPELSDKGSRTRSSQVDGHSSSGNYHDSWESRSSYPDRDRYDSRDQARDSSFERRHSERDRRDNRERDQRASSPVRHQGRSDDLERDERREERRVDRSDDRRDERARERERERERDRERERERDREREREKERELERDRARERERERERDKDRDRERDRDRDHDREREREREREKEREREREERERERERDRERERERERGRDRDKERERQRDWDDKEKGRDDRRDKREDIREERSSRDVHEERKSKKRHRNESSPSPRQSPKRRREHSPDSDAYNSGDDKNEKHRLLSQVVRPQESRSLSPSHAAEDRQSRWKDEERKSDRKESSRRYEEPEFKERISSADKQREQPDTSESSRSRVQESLGHRPSEERDASDRMHDDSKKKSKIQKKATKKKKDDDSGVERYANESTTEESQVFSPKKGQKKKNIEKKRKRSKGDSEVSDEEIVPHHKKKKGPRTPPVTKEELVEAPPEKTVAEVPPKREETTFSDWSDEDVPERGDIVVPERSTEDSHRKSHRTRGEKVEAPHVTIDDGPHRKPVDQKRSSSLGSNRSHASSRLRSPSNESAHRSGDDQTGRKRILHSTSRDRDRDREKKSLEITGERKSRIDQLKRGEPSRSTSSDRQDSRSHSSRRSSPESDRQVHSRSGSFDSRERLQERDRHDHDRERERERREARQREWDRDVDKDWPRSRERERLREREREREKRRELDRERDRQLPDPAERERDRTVDISSQKESTKHSETKLDRDHEKEFDGVCRDSAASEKERPDKDLGPLQGFEDGNEAEKVESLEGGEDEAKIDDVQSLGSGAGEYEPISDDELDEILAGDAEKREDQQQEDEKMPGKNPVDVIDVDWSSLMPKQPKEPREAGAALLKFTPGAVMLRVGISKRLAGPELFTKIKETCQRVLEKPKDAENLFEHELGALNMAALLRKEERAGLLSNLGPCCKALCFRRDSAIRKQLMKNEKGATKQAYTNPAAMDSDLLRLSLRLFKRKTVCQPPGQEKTEDSKIPQPAIQQEVCVS; from the exons AAAGAATCTTCACGAGGAAGAcatagagaaaaggaggatATCAAAATTACAAAGGAGAGAACACCAGAAAGCGAAGAGGAAAATGGAGATTGGGAAACAAATAGAGAAG actCTGATAATGGAGATGTTAACTATGATTATGATCATGAGCTGTCTTTGGAAATGAAGCGCCAAAAGATTCAGAGAGAACTCATGAAGCTGGAACAGGAAAACATGGAGAAACGAGAGGAAATAGTCATTAAAAAAGAg ATTTCTCCTGAGGTGGTTAGATCTAAATTGACACCATCACCATCACCAAGAAAGTCTAGCAAGTCTCCAAAACGAAGATCTAGTCCCAAATCTTCTTCTTCGGCTagtaagaaggaaaagaaagcatctgCTGTATCTTCCCCGCTTTTGGATCAGCAGAG GAGTTCTAAAAGTAACCAGAGTAAAAAGAAAGGTCCTCGTACCCCTAGTCCTCCTCCTCCAGTACAAGAGGAAACtccattaggaaaaaaacacaaagaaaaacataaaggaaaagaacGTTCAGAAGAAAAGACGAGGGAGGTGAAAGAGAGAGGCCGTGACTTTGAAaggcacaaagagaaaaaagagaagcagag AGATCCTTCTGAAGGCTCCCATAGACAGAAGCGTTCTCCTAGTCCTGCAGATCATTCTGGCAGTAACTCCTCTCCTTCCAGAGAGTATTCACCACCTGCTGCAAGGCGACGACAAGCCTCCCGAGCCCCAGCAAAGTCAGCTACTCACAAGCATAACTTTTCACCCTCTCGCAG GTCTGCCTCGCCATCAGGTCAGCATCATTCTCCCATATCCTCTAGACATCACTCCTCTTCATCGCAATCAGGTTCCTCTGTTCAAAGACATTCTCCTTCCCCACACCGCAAAAGAACTCCTTCTCCCTCCTATCAAAGGACAGCTTCCCCGCCAGCAAGGCGGTCATCTTCCCCCTACCCCCCAcgctcttcctcttctcctcagAGGAAGCGAAGCCCTTCAAGGCACCGATCTCctggaagagaaaagggaaggcaCGATCGTGATCGGACTTCACAGTCTCATGATAGGCGCCACGAAAGGCGGGATG aaactagagggaaaagggaaaaagaaagagacacaAGAGATGATCGTGATTATGACCAGGAGCAGAGTACCTCCAGGGATCATAGAGATGACAGAGAATCTCGTGATGGAAGAGATCGGAGGGAGACAAGAGATACCAGAGATCGGAGAGAGACGAGGGAATCCAGAGACACTCGAGACTCCAGAGATACAAGGGATTATAGCAGAGATAACAAAGATAGTCGTGATCAAAGAGACTCACGTTCCACGCGAGATTCTCATGActacagagacagagaaagtcGGGATGCCCATAAAAAGGATGACCAGTATCAGGAGGACTCACGCAGCTATGGAAGATCCCATGGCAGAGAGGAGAGCTCTCGTGCTGAAACAAGGAATGACTCCCGAAGTGACTCCAGAAATGACAGCAGAAGCGATCGAACTGGCAGAAGTCGAGGCAGAGGTCCAGAATTATCTGACAAAG GAAGTCGGACTAGAAGCTCCCAGGTGGATGGTCACAGCAGTAGTGGAAACTACCACGATAGCTGGGAATCAAGGAGCAGCTACCCTGATCGAGATCGCTATGATAGTCGAGACCAGGCAAGAGATTCCTCCTTTGAAAGAAGACACAGTGAACGGGACAGGCGTGACAACAGAGAAAGAG ATCAGAGAGCAAGCTCACCGGTACGACATCAAGGACGAAGTGATGACCTCGAGCGGGACGAAAGACGAGAAGAGCGAAGGGTAGATCGGAGTGATGACAGGAGAGATGAAAGGGCCCGcgagagggagagagaaagagagcgGGATcgagagagggagagagaaagagaccGTGAAcgggagagggagaaggagagggagttGGAACGAGATCGTGCTCGGGAGCGGGAGAGAGAGCGGGAACGAGACAAAGATAGGGACCGTGAGCGCGATCGAGACAGGGACCATGACAGGGAAAGGGAAcgagaaagagagagagaaaaggagcgagagagggagagggaggagcgGGAAAGGGAGCGGGAGAGAGATCGAGAGCGGGAAcgagaaagagagagaggtcGAGACAGAGATAAAGAAAGAGAGCGCCAGAGAGACTGGGAtgacaaagagaaaggaagggatgaCCGCAGGGACAAGAGAGAAGatatcagagaagaaagaagttcAAGAGATGtccatgaagaaagaaaatccaa GAAGCGTCACAGAAACGAAAGCAGCCCAAGTCCTCGTCAGTCACCCAAACGTCGCCGTGAGCACTCTCCTGATAGTGATGCTTACAACAGTGGAGATGATAAAA ATGAAAAGCACAGACTTCTGAGCCAGGTTGTGCGACCACAGGAATCCCGGTCGCTGAGCCCTTCTCATGCTGCAGAAGATAGGCAGAGTCGCTGGAAAGATGAAGAGCGAAAAtcagacagaaaggaaagttcCCGGCGTTACGAAGAACCAGAGTTTAAAGAGAGAATTTCTTCAGCAGATAAGCAAAGAGAGCAACCAGATACTTCAGAAAGCTCCAGGTCCAGGGTTCAGGAAAGCCTTGGACACCGTCCCTCTGAAGAAAGAGATGCTTCTGATAGAATGCATGATGACAGCAAGAAAAAgtctaaaatacagaaaaaggccacaaagaaaaagaaagatgatgacAGTGGGGTGGAAAGGTATGCTAATGAGTCAACGACCGAGGAAAGCCAGGTCTTTTCACCCAAGAAAGgtcaaaaaaagaagaacataGAGAAAAAGCGGAAGAGGTCCAAGGGTGATTCTGAGGTTTCTGATGAAGAAATTGTTCCACAtcataaaaagaagaaaggccCCAGAACCCCCCCTGTCACAAAAGAAGAATTGGTTGAAGCACCACCTGAGAAAACGGTGGCAGAAGTCCCCCcaaaaagagaagagacaaCATTTAGTGACTGGTCAGATGAAGATGTTCCCGAACGTGGCGACATTGTTGTTCCAGAAAGAAGCACTGAGGACTCCCATAGAAAAAGTCATAGAACGAGGGGAGAAAAGGTGGAAGCCCCCCATGTTACTATAGATGATGGACCACATCGTAAGCCTGTGGATCAGAAGCGCAGCAGCAGTCTCGGTAGCAATCGGAGCCATGCCTCAAGCCGACTTCGATCCCCTTCCAATGAATCAGCTCATCGCAGTGGCGACGACCAGACCGGACGGAAGAGGATCCTGCACAGTACCTCTAGGGACAGGGACCGGGatagagagaagaaaagcttaGAAATCACTGGGGAACGGAAGTCCAGGATTGATCAGTTGAAAAGAGGGGAGCCCAGTCGCAGCACATCTTCAG aTCGTCAAGATTCAAGAAGCCACAGTTCAAGAAGAAGTTCTCCTGAATCAGACCGTCAGGTTCATTCCAGATCTGGGTCCTTTGACAGCCGGGAAAGGCTTCAGGAGCGAGATCGACATGACCATGATCGAGAGcgggagagagagaggagagaggcaCGACAGAGAGAATGGGATCGAGATGTTGACAAAGACTGGCCAAGGAGCAGGGAGCGAGAGAGACTCCGAGAAcgggaaagagagagggaaaagagaagggagctggacagagagagagacagacaaCTACCTGATCCtgctgaaagagagagagacagaactGTTGACATTTCCTCTCAAAAAGAATCAACaaaacacagtgaaacaaaactggACAGAGATCATGAAAAAGAATTTGATGGTGTTTGTCGGGATTCTGCAgcttcagagaaggaaagacCAGACAAAGATTTAGGACCTTTACAAGGTTTCGAAGATGGAAATGAGGCTGAAAAGGTGGAGAGTCTAGAAG GAGGAGAAGATGAAGCAAAGATTGATGATGTTCAGTCGCTGGGATCTGGTGCTGGAGAATACGAACCAATCAGTGATGATGAACTGGATGAAATTCTGGCAGGTGATGCTGAAAAGAGGGAGGATCAACAACAAGAGGATGAGAAGATGCCTGGTAAAA ATCCTGTGGATGTTATCGATGTTGATTGGTCCAGTCTGATGCCAAAGCAGCCAAAAGAACCAcgggaggctggggctgcgctCTTAAAATTCACACCAGGTGCCGTTATGTTGCGAGTTGGCATTTCCAAGCGATTGGCGGGACCAGAGCTCTTCACCAAAATTAAAGAGACTTGCCAGAGAGTATTAGAAAAACCTAAAG ATGCAGAAAACCTTTTTGAACATGAACTGGGAGCCTTGAACATGGCTGCACTTCTACGAAAAGAAGAGAGAGCGGGTCTGCTCAGTAACCTGGGTCCTTGCTGTAAAGCTCTGTGCTTTAGAAGGGATTCTGCAATTCGTAAGCAGTTAATGAAGAATGAAAAG GGTGCAACAAAACAAGCTTACACGAATCCTGCAGCCATGGACAGTGACTTGTTACGGTTGAGTCTACGGTTATTCAAACGCAAGACTGTGTGCCAGCCTCCTGGGCAAGAAAAGACAGAGGATAGTAAAATTCCACAACCAGCTATCCAGCAAGAAGTGTGTGTGTCTTAA